The following proteins are co-located in the bacterium genome:
- the hslU gene encoding ATP-dependent protease ATPase subunit HslU encodes MPLEPEEKRLSSEELTPRRIVLELDRYIVGQDDAKRSVAVSLRNRWRRLQLPPEIAFEITPKNIILIGPTGVGKTEIARRLARLVGAPFVKVEASKFTEVGYVGRDVESIIRDLTDIAMNMVREEERARVAAEATKQAEEKLLDLLLPRPPSLPGPGATDQERQEYAEALAHHERSVEKLRALLAAGELEDREVDVSVATSDNPVISAFSGAGLEGMGLDLCDMLSGLIPKKKKRVRLKVSEARRVLVGSESERLMDQEKVTREALARTETTGIVFLDELDKIVAGGSTQGPDVSREGVQRDLLPLVEGTTVKTKYGLVSTDHILFIAAGAFHQKKPSDLMPELQGRFPIRVKLHSLTKEDFTRILTEPKNALVKQYQSLLGTERLRLEFAPGAVERLAELAEYINTHTQDIGARRLHTVLEALLEEASFEAADLDREQKLIVTTQYIDEKLANLAKDEDLSRYIL; translated from the coding sequence ATGCCCCTCGAACCGGAAGAAAAGCGGCTGAGCTCCGAGGAGCTCACGCCACGGCGCATCGTGCTCGAACTGGACCGCTACATCGTGGGTCAGGACGACGCCAAGCGCTCGGTGGCGGTGTCCCTGCGCAACCGCTGGCGGCGGCTCCAACTCCCCCCCGAGATAGCCTTCGAGATAACGCCCAAGAACATCATCCTCATCGGCCCCACCGGGGTGGGCAAGACGGAGATAGCCCGGCGGCTGGCCCGCCTGGTCGGCGCCCCCTTCGTCAAGGTGGAGGCCTCTAAGTTCACCGAGGTCGGTTACGTGGGCCGGGACGTGGAATCAATCATCCGCGACCTGACCGATATCGCGATGAACATGGTGCGCGAGGAGGAGCGCGCCCGCGTCGCCGCGGAGGCCACGAAACAGGCCGAGGAGAAGCTCCTCGATCTCCTGTTGCCCCGCCCGCCGTCGCTGCCCGGTCCCGGGGCGACCGACCAGGAGCGGCAGGAATACGCCGAGGCCCTGGCCCACCACGAGCGCAGCGTGGAAAAGCTGCGCGCGCTTCTGGCGGCCGGCGAGCTGGAGGACCGCGAGGTGGACGTGAGCGTGGCGACCTCCGACAACCCCGTCATCAGCGCCTTCTCCGGAGCGGGGCTGGAGGGCATGGGGCTCGACCTGTGCGACATGCTCTCGGGACTTATACCCAAGAAGAAGAAGCGGGTGCGGCTGAAGGTCTCCGAGGCCCGCCGGGTCCTGGTGGGCTCGGAATCCGAACGCCTCATGGACCAGGAGAAGGTCACCCGAGAGGCCCTCGCCCGCACGGAGACGACCGGCATAGTCTTCCTGGACGAGTTGGACAAGATAGTCGCCGGCGGTTCGACGCAAGGACCCGACGTCTCCCGGGAAGGCGTCCAGCGCGACCTCTTACCCCTCGTCGAGGGCACCACGGTCAAAACGAAGTACGGTCTGGTCTCCACGGACCATATTCTTTTCATTGCGGCCGGGGCCTTCCACCAGAAAAAACCGTCGGACCTCATGCCCGAACTTCAGGGCCGCTTCCCCATCCGGGTAAAGCTCCACTCCCTGACGAAGGAGGATTTCACCCGCATCCTCACCGAGCCGAAGAACGCGCTGGTAAAACAGTACCAGTCGCTTCTCGGCACGGAACGCCTCCGGCTGGAGTTCGCGCCCGGCGCCGTCGAGCGCCTAGCCGAGCTCGCCGAGTATATCAACACCCACACCCAGGACATCGGCGCCCGAAGACTCCACACGGTCCTCGAGGCCCTGCTTGAAGAGGCGTCCTTCGAGGCCGCCGACTTGGATCGGGAGCAGAAGCTCATCGTCACTACACAATACATTGACGAGAAGCTGGCGAACCTCGCCAAGGACGAGGACCTCTCCCGGTACATCCTCTAG
- the purE gene encoding 5-(carboxyamino)imidazole ribonucleotide mutase — MSGKSEKKVAVLLGSASDKPVMDAAFEILREFGVGFTGRVLSAHRTPEEVVRFVAEAEAGGVEIFICGAGMAAHLAGTVAANTTKPVLTVPLESGGLGGLDALLASVQMPGGVPVAVFALGRAGAQNAALFAIQCLALSDKELASRLAEHRESQRVKVRRDDGELQRELGDGE, encoded by the coding sequence TTGAGCGGGAAAAGCGAAAAGAAGGTGGCCGTGCTCCTGGGCTCGGCCTCGGACAAGCCGGTGATGGACGCCGCCTTCGAGATTCTAAGGGAGTTCGGCGTCGGTTTCACCGGCCGCGTGCTCTCGGCTCACCGAACGCCCGAAGAGGTCGTTCGATTCGTCGCCGAGGCGGAGGCCGGGGGCGTCGAGATCTTCATCTGCGGGGCAGGGATGGCGGCCCACCTGGCGGGAACGGTGGCCGCAAACACGACAAAACCGGTCCTGACCGTCCCACTGGAGTCCGGCGGCCTGGGGGGACTGGACGCGCTCCTGGCGAGCGTCCAGATGCCGGGGGGTGTCCCCGTGGCCGTCTTCGCCTTGGGGCGGGCCGGGGCGCAGAACGCCGCCCTATTCGCCATCCAGTGCCTGGCCCTGTCGGATAAAGAACTGGCGTCCAGGCTCGCCGAGCACCGCGAATCCCAGCGGGTGAAGGTCCGGCGGGACGACGGAGAACTACAGCGAGAGCTCGGCGATGGAGAATAA
- the purD gene encoding phosphoribosylamine--glycine ligase yields MRVFIVGGGGREHALAWGVSRSPRLEKLYAYPGNAGIAGIAEIPPLPGDEIGTLVDFARGAAIDLTIVGPEAPLDGGIVDEFGRSGLTIFGPTRAAARIESSKAFAKELMASVGVPTASFGVFDDFNAAWKYGSTHSLPLVVKADGLAGGKGALICETPAKLEKALDAMLHTGAFGQAGKTVVIEEFLHGEEVSLFVLADGGAGTCVLACAQDYKRIGDGDTGPNTGGMGAYSPVSIVNDELVAHVMRTVVEPTLKGMTAVGHPFAGMLYAGLMLTEDGPRIIEYNCRFGDPETQAIVPRVADDLLMLIYAAATGHLPVKQVNLTKKKAACVVLASEGYPGRIQTGREITGIGHDDYVSVVFHSGTRVSEGKTVTDGGRVLGVTGMGATIRAAVHNAYQRAEKIHFKGKTLRKDIAWHELERSKNSSG; encoded by the coding sequence ATGCGCGTCTTCATCGTAGGGGGCGGCGGACGTGAGCACGCCCTGGCCTGGGGTGTGTCCCGCTCCCCCAGGCTCGAAAAGCTTTACGCCTACCCCGGAAACGCCGGTATCGCCGGCATCGCCGAGATTCCGCCCCTACCCGGCGACGAGATAGGGACGCTGGTGGATTTCGCCCGCGGGGCGGCCATAGACCTCACCATCGTCGGGCCCGAGGCTCCGCTCGACGGCGGCATCGTTGACGAGTTCGGGCGCTCCGGGCTCACCATCTTCGGACCCACCCGAGCGGCCGCGCGCATCGAGTCCTCCAAGGCCTTCGCCAAGGAGCTCATGGCGTCCGTCGGCGTGCCCACGGCGTCCTTCGGCGTCTTCGACGATTTCAACGCCGCCTGGAAATACGGGAGCACACACTCACTACCCCTGGTGGTGAAGGCCGACGGGCTGGCCGGCGGCAAGGGCGCGCTAATCTGCGAGACCCCGGCCAAGCTCGAAAAGGCCCTGGATGCCATGCTGCACACCGGCGCCTTCGGGCAGGCCGGCAAGACCGTCGTCATCGAGGAGTTTCTGCACGGCGAGGAGGTGTCCCTCTTCGTCTTGGCCGACGGGGGTGCCGGAACCTGCGTGCTCGCCTGCGCCCAGGATTACAAGCGCATCGGAGACGGGGATACCGGGCCGAACACCGGGGGGATGGGGGCCTATTCGCCGGTGTCCATCGTGAACGACGAGCTGGTGGCGCACGTCATGCGGACGGTGGTGGAGCCGACGCTCAAGGGGATGACGGCGGTGGGTCACCCCTTCGCCGGGATGCTCTACGCCGGGTTGATGCTGACGGAGGACGGGCCGCGCATCATCGAGTACAACTGCCGCTTCGGCGACCCCGAGACCCAGGCCATCGTCCCCCGCGTGGCCGACGACCTCTTGATGCTCATCTACGCAGCCGCCACCGGGCACCTGCCCGTGAAGCAGGTGAACCTGACCAAGAAGAAGGCGGCCTGCGTCGTCCTGGCCAGCGAGGGCTACCCGGGGCGCATCCAGACCGGGCGCGAGATCACGGGCATCGGCCACGACGATTACGTCAGCGTCGTCTTCCACTCCGGGACGCGGGTGAGCGAGGGGAAGACCGTCACCGACGGGGGGCGCGTGCTCGGGGTAACCGGCATGGGGGCCACCATCCGAGCCGCGGTGCACAACGCCTACCAGCGGGCGGAGAAAATCCACTTCAAGGGCAAGACGTTGCGAAAGGACATCGCCTGGCACGAGCTGGAGCGGTCGAAGAACTCGTCAGGCTAG
- the purH gene encoding bifunctional phosphoribosylaminoimidazolecarboxamide formyltransferase/IMP cyclohydrolase: MSDLLIPRRALASVSDKTGLVDFLHRLKGIELLSTGGTAGVLREAGLSVIEVADYTGSPEILGGRVKTLHPRIHAGILSRRTEDDQRDLERIGTVEIDLVVVNLYPFAETVARGAAPEEAVEQIDIGGVALLRAAAKNFNHVITLCDPADYPTVMEEINAGGVTLERRRNLAAKVFAHTAVYDAAITAYLTRGEGFPELYIAAYRKGRELRYGENPHQPAALYVPLMGGGGLASAEPLSGKALSFNNYWDIASAWNAVCDFSGPAAAVVKHTNPCGLAEAPTLERAYELALEGDPLSAFGSIVALNRTVDEKTAELVHDTRFIECAVAPDFAPGVLELLIKKSQRRFIALGVPEPSRGLEGRFIPGGLLLQGPDDEWSVEERVVTKRTPTEEEWAALRFAWRAVKHVKSNAVVLTCREPDGACWLVGVGAGQMSRVDSAFIAVRKADARARGSVAASDAFFPMPDGVEG, encoded by the coding sequence ATGAGCGACCTTCTGATTCCCCGCCGAGCCCTGGCCAGCGTGTCCGACAAGACCGGGCTGGTGGACTTCCTCCACCGCCTCAAGGGCATCGAGCTGCTCTCCACCGGCGGCACCGCCGGCGTTCTGCGCGAGGCCGGACTCTCGGTCATCGAGGTGGCGGATTACACCGGCTCACCGGAGATTCTGGGCGGAAGGGTCAAGACGCTGCACCCGCGCATCCACGCCGGCATCCTCTCCCGACGGACCGAGGATGACCAGCGGGACCTGGAGAGAATCGGCACCGTGGAGATAGACCTGGTGGTGGTGAACCTCTACCCCTTCGCCGAGACGGTGGCCCGCGGGGCCGCCCCCGAGGAGGCCGTCGAGCAGATAGACATCGGCGGGGTGGCCCTGTTGCGCGCGGCGGCCAAGAACTTCAACCACGTCATCACCCTCTGCGACCCGGCCGATTACCCGACCGTCATGGAGGAGATAAACGCCGGCGGGGTGACGCTGGAACGCAGGCGCAACCTGGCGGCCAAGGTCTTCGCCCACACCGCGGTCTACGACGCGGCCATCACCGCGTATCTGACCCGCGGGGAGGGGTTCCCCGAGCTCTACATCGCGGCGTATCGCAAGGGGCGCGAGCTGCGCTACGGCGAGAACCCGCACCAGCCCGCGGCGCTTTACGTGCCACTCATGGGCGGCGGGGGGCTTGCATCGGCCGAGCCGCTCTCGGGCAAGGCCTTGAGCTTCAACAACTACTGGGATATCGCCTCGGCGTGGAACGCGGTGTGCGATTTCTCCGGACCTGCGGCGGCCGTCGTCAAGCACACCAACCCCTGCGGCCTGGCCGAGGCCCCCACCCTTGAGCGGGCCTACGAGCTGGCTCTCGAGGGCGACCCGCTCTCAGCCTTCGGCTCCATCGTCGCCCTGAACCGCACCGTGGACGAAAAGACCGCGGAGCTCGTCCACGATACCCGCTTCATCGAGTGCGCCGTGGCGCCCGACTTCGCTCCGGGCGTCCTCGAACTTTTAATCAAGAAATCCCAGCGGCGCTTCATCGCCCTGGGGGTGCCCGAGCCGTCCCGGGGGCTCGAGGGGCGCTTCATCCCCGGCGGCCTGCTCCTCCAGGGGCCCGACGATGAGTGGTCCGTCGAGGAGCGCGTGGTGACGAAGCGGACCCCGACCGAGGAGGAGTGGGCGGCGCTGCGGTTCGCCTGGCGCGCGGTCAAGCACGTCAAGAGCAACGCCGTCGTCCTGACCTGCCGGGAGCCCGACGGCGCGTGCTGGCTGGTCGGGGTGGGCGCCGGGCAGATGAGCCGCGTGGATTCAGCCTTCATCGCGGTGCGCAAGGCCGATGCGCGGGCACGGGGCTCCGTGGCCGCTTCGGACGCCTTCTTCCCCATGCCCGACGGTGTGGAGGGATAG